Within Actinoplanes sp. L3-i22, the genomic segment CGATCGCGGCCAGCAAGGTCGCGGTCGACGCGGCCCAGGACGCCGCCAAGGACGCCCAACTCGCGGCCGACGCGGCCCAGTCGGCGCGCCGGGCCGAGGCCCAGGCCAGCTCGATCGCCCAGGCCGCCAACGGGCTGGCCCAGCAGGCCTCGCAGAACGCCGGGGTGGCCCGCCAGGCCAAGAACGGCGCCCGCGGCTACGCCGACCAGGCCCAGAAGGCCGCCGACAACGCGAACCTGCTGGCCGGCGACACCGAGACGATGAGCGGCACGATCACGTCGATCTCGAACAGCGTGTGGGGCATGGCCCGGGGCATGAGCGGGCTGGCCAAGGCGCTGATGGAGACCGCGTGGAAGGCCTACGACGTCGAGCAGCAGGCCGCCGAGACCGCGTGGATGCGGTGGCTCAAGGAGAAGAGCGACCAGGCGATCGACCACGTGATGCCGTGGGGCGCCGACATCGCCAAGGGCGCCCGCGACAGCGTGCTCGGCAGCGTCGAGGGCCTCTGGTACCTGAGCAACTGCACGATCGGCACGTTCGTCGGGACCGACCCGGCCAGTGACGAGTACACCGTGCCGTTCGTCAGCTTCCTGCCCACCTCGGACACCGCCTGCACCACGCTGCAGAAGGGTCTCACCGATCTGGTCAAGGATCCCAAGCAGCTCCTGCACTGGGACGAGTGGGGCAAGAACTGGCAGCACGCGCTCGGCATGACGATCGTCGACGTGGTCACGATCATCGGGACCGACGGGTTCGGGGCGATCTTCAAGGCGCTCGAGAAGGGCATCTCCAAGGACATCGCCAAGGCCGGGCTCAAGGACCTGCTGGCCGGGGCCGCCAAGTACGGCGGCGAGCTGCTCTCCAACGCGGTCACCAAGCTCGGCGCGATCAATGCGGCCCGGCTGCTCAGCCTGGCCGAGTCGCTGACCATCAAGCTGACGCTGAGCCCCGAGGAGATCGGGGCGATGGCGCGGGCCATCGTCGACAGCGGCCTGGACGCGGTCGAGCAGGCGTTCAAGAACCTGCGGAACACGCCGATCGTCAAGGTCCTCGAAGACCTGTACAAGGCGTGCGTCCGGGGCAACAGCTTCGACCCGGGGACCCGGGTGCTGCTCGGCGACCGCAGCAGCAAGCCGATCGCCGAGATCGTGGTCGGCGACCAGGTGCTGGCCACCGACCCGGTCACCGGCGTGACCAAACCGGAGCCGGTCACCGAACTGCACCGCAACGTGGACACCGCGCTCGCCGACGTCACCGTCGATTCCGGGGCGGTCCTGCACACCACGCAGGAGCACCCGTTCTGGAACGACACCGCGCGGGACTGGACCGGCGCGGCCGACCTGCGGCCGGGCGACCTGCTGCGCAGCACGGTGGCCGCCCCCAGCGTCGCCGGGGTCCGGTCGTTCACCGGCGACCAGGAGATGTTCAACCTCACGGTCGACGAGATCCACACGTACTACGTGCTCGCCGGCACCACGCCGGTGCTGGTGCACAACATCACCGCCGGCTGCTGGGCGGCGACCGACGAGGCGCTCGACGACCTGCTCGACGACATCTTCGACAAGTACGGCCCGATGGTGGGCGCGGGCGTGGAGTACATGATCAACCGCTACAACAGCGGCTCGTTCAGCCACGCGCTCAAGGGCATCGGAACCGATCCGATCGCGACCGCGCAGTACCTCGCGCTGATGGCGAAGCGGACCTTCACCTACTTCGACACCAAGGAAAAGAACTGGGTCTACTACGACGAGGGCAACGAGATCCTGATCGTCAAGACGTCCGGGAACATCCACGCCTTCAACAAACCGCTCGCCGAGTGGAAAGCCAACCTGGGCACCAGGTACATCGAGCCGTAGGGGATGATCCGGCACATGCGAACCGAATTCGTCGACGGCGAGTACGTCCTGCGCCTTTCCCGGCCGGAGATCGTGACGATCATCTCCGGTATGGCCGCCGCCGACGGTCTGGAACCGGACGACCTCGCGTTCGCCGAACGGGTCGGCGAGACCCGGCCGGACTACCGCGATTTCGTCAACCAGGTGGCCGACTTCTGCCGGTCGATCGAGATCTGAACAGCTGACGCACGGCGAGGGGAACGACATCCCTCGCCGTGCGTCGCTATTTCCGGTCGAAAGTGTCGACAGCGGTCCGGTAGACGGCCGGGACCTGCTCCGGGTTGATCAGGATGGTGAAGTCCGGGAGTGAGCCCGGCAGCGGATCGCCGTGCGCGTTCTGCATGCCCGGCTCGGCGGTCCAGTCGATCAGGAAGACGGCGACCTGCCAGCGGCCCGGCGGCAACGGAACGTGCAGATGCGGCCCGGCCCGCGCGCCGGCGTGCTCGATCCCGCTGAGAATCGCCCCGTCCACCGCGGCGAACAGGTAGTCCGCGGACGAGATGACGAGGAACTCCCGTTCCCGGGCGGTCAATGCCGCGGGCAGCGTTCGTGATCCGATCCGGACCAGGAAATGGAACGCCCCGTCGCTGTGAATGTTGACCGGCACGAACTCCCCGGCCCGGATGTGCCGCCCGATGTCCTCGTCCTCGAGCAGCTCCGCCTCCCACGTCCCGTAGTCGACGACGCCCCGGAAAGCGGGCGGCGACCACATCCCGAAAATGCCGGCGGCGGTCGTCACCGTATCCGAGAATTCCACACCTTCCTCTCTATCCGATCCCCCACCACCACACCGCCCGTTCCCCGAACCCCGGCGGACGGGGCGCGGCTACGGCCGTACCGAAGGATGGTTTTGGGTTTGTGCGGCTTGCCGCACTGCCTCTAGGGCGTCCTAGGAGGCTAGGCATCTGACCACGCCTTGCGGGGCGGCCCGGGGCAGCGGCGGACCGATAGATTGGCGGTCCGGAAATAGATCGACGCAAGGGAGCGCAGGATCTTGGGAACCGTCGCACTCGCCACTCTGGACGCCGGCGCGGATCTGGACGACCTCGAGCCGCTGCGCGCGCTCGTCGGCGACGCCCGGGTCGTCGGGATCGGCGAGTCGGCCCACAACGTCCGGGAGTATCAGCAGGTCAGACACCGTCTGGTGCGGTTCCTGGTGGAGCGGATGGGCTTCGGCACGGTCGCGCTGGAGTCCGGCTTCAGCGAGGGGCTCGCCGTCGACCGGTGGGTGCACGGCGGCGCCGGCGAGGTCGCGGAGGTCGCCACCGGCGGGCTGACCTACGGCTTCGGGCGCACCGCGGAAACTCAGCGACTGCTGACCTGGCTGCGCGAGCGCGGTGGGGAGGTCCGCTTCGCCGGGCTGGACCTGCCGGCCGATCTGGGTTCACTGCTGCCGCCGGTGGAGGGGGTGGCGCGCTACCTCGACGACCTCGACCCGGGGGCCGCCCAGATCATCGATCAGATTCGGACGTACGCGAAGGCCTGGTCCAGTCCGCACACGATGGCCGCGTTCGCCGCCTACCGCGAGACGCCGGCCGCCGACCGGGACGCGCAGACCGTCCTGCTGTCCGAATTGGCCGCCCGGCTGGACGCCCTGCGCCCGCTGTTCGCGCGGCGCGGCGGGGCCGCCGGGTTCGCCACCGCCCGGCACGAGCTGCGGCTCGCCGTCCTGCTCGACCAGATGCTGC encodes:
- a CDS encoding erythromycin esterase family protein, with product MGTVALATLDAGADLDDLEPLRALVGDARVVGIGESAHNVREYQQVRHRLVRFLVERMGFGTVALESGFSEGLAVDRWVHGGAGEVAEVATGGLTYGFGRTAETQRLLTWLRERGGEVRFAGLDLPADLGSLLPPVEGVARYLDDLDPGAAQIIDQIRTYAKAWSSPHTMAAFAAYRETPAADRDAQTVLLSELAARLDALRPLFARRGGAAGFATARHELRLAVLLDQMLRAQAAAVSGSGIHAAVNVRDTAMAETARHLLVAGQRMVISAANSHLQRIPISLGGTFEVAVLGSHLVAELGDGYLSIAVTAVAGRTPTRRPAPGTESGVEVLTVDLAEPVPGSVEALLAGDGPGTRITDLRPLRGAADGPQRFRNLDGYLELPVAEAFDLAVVVPELA